Proteins from a genomic interval of Lactococcus protaetiae:
- a CDS encoding WxL domain-containing protein codes for MNPTFDAVASNNQYQITLSALNQTGTVSFAYDTNVPAGAPTLPVSLALSGLTGSDLNFVMPNLPAGYAVSNVLAPNNVNYSSVAAALAANNYFIAGINNFKVTISAMAQSGTVSYSWASDVPGQNGVAGELQATLPSTTSLAGVTGGAISFTPTIPTGYGIDTVTAPDGKTYTDTTTPGMTALQAAQAANPTFVNGANNFTISLKALMQKVELNVVPDQASGPNPPTNPDSQTITTALTGAPVNMTDIASAQNWLNNWMTNNATGWAIKDYVDPDGQSYTDSMKSLAEAVSGAGGVVLAGDNTYTVNLTYNGSISFVSVPSTIDFGSHSIVSSEEDYTGALDQSVVVSDTRATSLLTPWTVSVAQTSPIQEVTQNGTDGSGDPIYVPVTDGISFMNYLSYDGTVLTDNPETIYSTTTAATGTTTVIDAGTSSLFKLSVPVDFQKSNTNFEGSLTWTLTSAP; via the coding sequence TTGAATCCGACTTTTGATGCAGTTGCTTCGAACAATCAGTATCAGATTACATTATCAGCGTTGAACCAAACGGGTACAGTAAGTTTTGCTTATGATACAAATGTTCCAGCGGGGGCTCCGACATTGCCTGTTAGTCTGGCGTTATCAGGCTTAACTGGTTCAGACTTAAACTTTGTTATGCCGAATCTTCCAGCTGGTTATGCTGTTTCTAATGTTTTAGCTCCAAATAATGTAAATTATTCTTCTGTTGCAGCGGCTTTGGCAGCAAACAATTATTTCATTGCTGGTATAAATAATTTTAAAGTGACTATCTCTGCTATGGCACAGAGTGGGACAGTGAGTTATAGTTGGGCTTCGGATGTTCCTGGACAAAATGGAGTGGCTGGTGAACTTCAAGCAACCCTACCAAGTACAACTTCCTTAGCGGGTGTCACAGGTGGTGCAATTAGTTTTACTCCAACGATTCCGACAGGGTATGGTATTGATACAGTAACCGCTCCTGATGGAAAGACTTATACAGATACTACTACACCAGGGATGACAGCTTTGCAAGCAGCACAAGCGGCAAATCCAACTTTTGTTAATGGAGCGAATAATTTTACAATCAGTCTGAAGGCACTTATGCAAAAGGTAGAACTAAATGTCGTGCCGGATCAAGCTTCTGGGCCTAATCCACCCACTAATCCTGATTCTCAAACGATTACAACGGCTTTGACGGGTGCTCCAGTAAACATGACAGATATTGCATCAGCACAAAACTGGTTGAATAATTGGATGACCAACAATGCGACAGGTTGGGCAATTAAAGATTATGTAGACCCTGATGGTCAAAGCTATACTGATTCGATGAAGTCTTTAGCTGAGGCTGTCTCAGGTGCTGGAGGTGTTGTACTTGCTGGTGATAACACCTATACAGTAAATCTTACCTATAACGGAAGTATTAGTTTTGTTTCTGTACCATCAACAATTGATTTTGGCAGTCATTCTATTGTTTCTAGTGAGGAAGATTATACGGGAGCGCTTGACCAATCTGTGGTTGTATCTGATACGAGAGCGACAAGTTTATTAACACCTTGGACGGTTTCTGTCGCCCAAACTTCACCGATTCAGGAAGTAACACAAAATGGAACAGATGGTTCAGGAGATCCGATTTATGTTCCAGTGACGGATGGTATTTCTTTCATGAACTATCTCTCATATGATGGAACGGTGTTGACAGACAATCCAGAGACGATTTATTCTACAACAACGGCTGCGACTGGTACAACGACAGTGATTGATGCAGGGACATCAAGCTTGTTTAAATTGTCAGTTCCAGTAGACTTCCAAAAGTCTAATACTAATTTTGAAGGAAGCTTGACTTGGACGTTAACTAGCGCTCCATAG
- a CDS encoding LPXTG cell wall anchor domain-containing protein: protein MNKRMKKFFISMGFLIVIAYPLSISAQEATVRTTQGTVGFTGTFPSKEKPISSSSQKPIASSGNKELPKTGESNASSMEWIGLGLLNLTAGLVYLRRSR from the coding sequence TTGAATAAAAGAATGAAAAAATTTTTTATCTCCATGGGGTTCTTAATAGTGATTGCTTATCCGCTCTCTATCTCCGCTCAAGAAGCAACCGTGCGTACGACTCAAGGAACAGTTGGTTTCACTGGTACCTTTCCTTCTAAGGAAAAACCAATATCCAGCTCATCTCAAAAGCCGATAGCGAGTTCTGGGAATAAAGAACTTCCTAAAACGGGAGAAAGCAATGCATCATCTATGGAATGGATAGGGTTAGGATTACTTAACCTGACTGCTGGACTGGTCTATTTAAGAAGAAGTAGATAA
- a CDS encoding helix-turn-helix domain-containing protein — MTLNTKTIKKRLIQQKMGIIPFAQAIGVLPINLSDYLFRGKPMTDLEMNKLVNYFEKEESATMLPKISGNADTLSLSLGEKIKMIREKRRLLPSDFVVLLSPEIPESLFLKWEENREIPVVSYCVQIADLGGVSLDWLLRN; from the coding sequence ATGACGCTTAATACAAAAACCATAAAGAAAAGACTTATTCAACAAAAAATGGGAATTATTCCCTTTGCTCAAGCAATAGGAGTGCTTCCTATTAACCTTTCGGACTATCTGTTTAGAGGAAAACCGATGACAGATTTGGAGATGAATAAGTTAGTCAATTATTTTGAGAAAGAGGAAAGTGCAACGATGTTGCCGAAAATTTCTGGTAATGCTGATACACTTTCTCTGTCTCTAGGTGAAAAAATCAAGATGATTAGGGAAAAGCGACGTCTTTTACCCTCTGATTTTGTGGTTTTATTATCTCCGGAAATTCCTGAAAGTTTATTTTTAAAATGGGAAGAAAATAGAGAGATTCCAGTAGTTTCCTATTGTGTTCAAATTGCAGACTTAGGAGGAGTAAGTCTAGATTGGTTGTTGAGAAATTAA
- a CDS encoding WxL domain-containing protein — translation MKKAITLSASTLALLVAGATGASAVSAASVTATQWNSTGTVAFTENTTTPPDVTNPEVPGEPGPGGTPGALAIDYASDLDFGTHEISASQATYYANPDSTAFSTPVAAFVEMHDLRGLGTGNDTQLTVTQLAQFTNGSSNLNGAALSFSAGTGVNAGGGSYVPTSVAGFTLTPGNAQNVMSTDGTVGQYLTSYGQASDYKGTEVGGPISLSVPSGSAVAGNYTATLQWDLTTAP, via the coding sequence ATGAAAAAAGCAATTACGCTTTCCGCATCAACTCTTGCTCTTCTTGTAGCAGGAGCAACAGGAGCTTCAGCAGTATCTGCAGCTTCAGTTACAGCTACTCAATGGAATTCAACTGGAACAGTTGCATTCACAGAAAATACGACAACACCGCCAGATGTTACAAATCCAGAAGTTCCAGGAGAACCTGGCCCTGGAGGTACACCAGGTGCTTTGGCGATTGACTATGCTTCTGATCTTGATTTTGGTACACACGAAATCTCAGCTTCACAAGCGACTTACTATGCAAACCCAGATTCAACAGCATTTAGTACACCAGTTGCAGCATTTGTAGAAATGCATGACCTTCGCGGTTTAGGCACAGGAAATGATACACAATTGACAGTTACTCAGTTGGCACAGTTTACTAATGGTTCATCTAATTTAAATGGTGCAGCGTTGAGCTTCTCTGCAGGTACTGGTGTTAATGCTGGTGGTGGTTCTTATGTTCCAACAAGTGTTGCAGGTTTCACATTGACTCCAGGTAATGCTCAAAATGTAATGTCAACAGACGGTACGGTTGGACAATACTTGACAAGTTATGGTCAAGCTTCAGATTATAAAGGAACTGAAGTTGGAGGGCCAATCTCTCTAAGCGTTCCTTCTGGTTCAGCTGTGGCAGGTAATTATACAGCAACTCTCCAATGGGATTTGACAACAGCGCCTTAA
- a CDS encoding DRTGG domain-containing protein yields the protein MSKHEEILSYIEGLEIGRQVSVRGIANRMKVADGTAYRAIKEAENQGLVAVNDRSGTVRVAAKGQKVANRLTFGKLAEIANADVLGGLAGLEVEFNKFVISAMERESFKKYLSQNGLVIVGDRKDIQNLSLREHNAVLVTGGFDVDQDVIDDANRLGIPLLRTSYDTFTVANRISHALSNELIKKDIITVGDVFHQKRATLREENTVKDFLDLVKKTNYSRFAVLNRYNVVVGVIAMRDVNHKGNDTPLNKLMTRANVAKAGMTVASVSQKMIYEGYDMMPVVYDNHTYAGIITKSDLLQSLQKAQEESQVAHTFSEDVSDRLKEKGSAYTIVVEPFMINSVGSMAQGVFTEMISHVVRRVLAKKRKRNIIIESLNMHLMGAVAIDNVLEIYPKVISETRIGAMIDCEVYHVNNIVAKVLVNVQLT from the coding sequence ATGTCAAAACATGAGGAAATTCTAAGTTATATTGAAGGATTAGAAATTGGTCGGCAAGTAAGTGTTCGAGGAATTGCCAATCGAATGAAAGTCGCTGACGGTACGGCTTATCGGGCAATCAAAGAGGCAGAAAATCAAGGCTTGGTCGCAGTAAATGACCGTTCGGGTACTGTACGAGTAGCGGCTAAAGGGCAAAAAGTAGCCAATCGATTGACTTTTGGGAAATTGGCTGAAATTGCGAATGCAGATGTATTGGGTGGTCTTGCGGGACTTGAGGTTGAGTTCAATAAGTTTGTGATTAGTGCAATGGAGCGCGAGTCGTTCAAAAAATATTTGTCACAAAATGGATTAGTCATTGTTGGAGACCGTAAGGATATTCAAAATTTGTCGCTACGTGAGCACAATGCTGTGCTTGTGACGGGTGGATTTGATGTAGATCAAGATGTTATTGATGATGCAAATCGACTTGGAATTCCGCTTTTGCGTACGAGCTATGATACCTTTACAGTAGCGAATCGGATTAGTCATGCGCTATCAAATGAATTGATAAAAAAAGACATTATCACAGTTGGTGATGTTTTTCATCAAAAAAGAGCGACTTTACGTGAAGAAAATACAGTAAAGGATTTCTTAGATCTTGTGAAAAAAACAAATTATAGTCGCTTTGCTGTCCTCAATCGTTATAATGTTGTGGTCGGTGTGATTGCGATGCGAGATGTTAATCATAAGGGAAATGACACGCCGCTTAATAAATTAATGACAAGGGCAAATGTAGCCAAAGCTGGAATGACTGTTGCTAGTGTCTCTCAAAAAATGATATATGAAGGCTACGATATGATGCCAGTAGTGTATGATAATCATACCTATGCTGGAATTATCACGAAGTCTGATTTGCTTCAAAGTTTACAAAAAGCCCAAGAAGAAAGTCAGGTGGCACACACTTTCAGTGAGGATGTGTCTGATCGATTGAAAGAAAAAGGCTCGGCCTATACCATTGTTGTTGAGCCATTCATGATTAATAGTGTTGGAAGTATGGCGCAGGGAGTATTTACAGAAATGATTAGCCATGTTGTCAGACGAGTTTTAGCAAAAAAGCGTAAGCGAAATATTATCATAGAGTCTTTGAATATGCACTTGATGGGCGCTGTTGCAATTGATAATGTTTTGGAAATTTATCCCAAAGTTATTAGTGAAACACGGATAGGAGCAATGATTGATTGTGAAGTTTATCATGTCAATAATATCGTTGCCAAAGTTTTAGTCAATGTGCAATTGACATAA
- a CDS encoding GNAT family N-acetyltransferase, translating to MNIYRQLAEFTVIETSRLLLRPHQFTDVCDMFEYSGNPQNLKYIFLAHLSLEETEFSIANNFMRSPLGKWAIELKSEEKMIGTIHFIKISEKTASAEIGYVLNKSYWKMGLMTEALSVLTEFAFEQFGLKKLELMIDKENIASQKLALRVGYQEVRSFKAANQYTGIIRNFKKYELNKSEFYRQLTNL from the coding sequence ATGAATATCTATAGGCAGCTTGCTGAATTTACTGTTATTGAAACATCTCGTTTGTTATTGAGACCTCATCAATTTACAGATGTTTGCGATATGTTTGAGTATTCGGGAAATCCGCAGAATTTGAAATATATTTTTTTAGCCCATTTGTCCTTAGAAGAAACAGAATTTTCAATTGCTAATAATTTTATGCGAAGTCCTTTGGGAAAATGGGCGATTGAATTAAAAAGTGAAGAGAAGATGATTGGAACCATTCACTTTATAAAGATTTCGGAAAAAACGGCTTCTGCTGAGATTGGTTATGTGCTTAATAAATCCTATTGGAAGATGGGGTTAATGACAGAAGCATTGTCAGTACTGACAGAGTTTGCTTTTGAGCAATTTGGTCTCAAAAAGTTGGAGCTTATGATTGACAAAGAAAATATTGCTTCTCAAAAACTTGCTTTGCGTGTTGGTTATCAAGAGGTTAGAAGTTTTAAAGCTGCTAATCAATATACGGGTATTATCAGAAATTTTAAAAAATATGAGTTGAATAAAAGTGAGTTTTATAGACAATTGACCAACTTATAA